A genomic region of Anopheles coustani chromosome 3, idAnoCousDA_361_x.2, whole genome shotgun sequence contains the following coding sequences:
- the LOC131260727 gene encoding actin-related protein 10 — translation MPLFETVLQEKPAIVLEIGTALAKLGFAGEPYPRSIIPADVVDHRDKNAGQATPTRKLFDYATEAELYDSLVDFLKTIFFKNVLVSPKERKIVVVESVLCPTIIKENLGRALFCHFDVSSVFFVPTHLVVLATLAIDTALVVDIGYKEAVVMPVFCGVQVLYAWEAQPLAAESVHTEIKRQLVESGVKEELLTEAVLEDIKIRTCFVTTLERAAKFRNEAEAAITPCPDVDYPVQGEEVIKISGRLRETAYEVMFPEDNDRLGLPYIILNAIVKCTRDMRIPLANNIVLIGGSTMVQGMAARLKSELLNLSQSDFYKDRLFVQTFRFHSPPSEANFTTWLGGSIYGATDLVLSKSITREAYSKNPTIPDFTNYEETRALQTRG, via the exons ATGCCGCTGTTTGAGACTGTACTTCAAGAAAAGCCAGCGATAGTGCTGGAAATCGGCACTGCATTGGCGAA ATTGGGATTCGCTGGAGAACCATATCCACGTAGCATCATTCCTGCCGACGTTGTCGATCATCGAGACAAAAACGCCGGACAAGCGACCCCAACGCGTAAACTTTTCGATTATGCGACAGAAGCAGAACTGTACGATTCGTTGGTGGACTTTCTAAAAACCATATTCTTCAAAAACGTCCTAGTCAGTCCAAAAGAACGTAAAATCGTGGTAGTGGAGTCGGTCTTGTGCCCAACGATCATTAAGGAAAATTTAGGCCGCGCTTTGTTCTGCCACTTCGATGTGTCGTCCGTGTTCTTCGTACCGACCCATTTGGTAGTGCTGGCAACGTTGGCCATCGACACGGCGCTTGTGGTCGATATCGGTTACAAGGAGGCTGTCGTTATGCCCGTATTCTGCGGGGTCCAGGTATTGTACGCATGGGAGGCACAACCGCTTGCCGCCGAGAGTGTCCACACCGAAATCAAAAGACAACTCGTTGAATCCGGCGTAAAAGAGGAGCTACTCACTGAAGCAGTTCTCGAGGATATTAAAATACGAACATGCTTTGTTACCACCTTAGAAAGGGCTGCCAAATTTCGGAACGAAGCAGAAGCCGCCATCACTCCCTGTCCAGATGTTGACTATCCGGTACAAGGGGAAGAAGTCATCAAAATTTCAGGGCGTCTACGCGAGACCGCCTACGAAGTAATGTTCCCCGAGGACAATGATCGACTTGGGTTGCCGTATATCATTTTGAACGCTATTGTAAAGTGTACCCGGGATATGCGTATTCCATTGGCGAACAACATTGTGCTGATCGGAGGATCTACAATGGTGCAAGGCATGGCAGCACGCCTCAAATCGGAGCTGTTGAACTTGTCGCAAAGTGATTTCTACAAGGACCGTCTTTTTGTACAAACATTCAGGTTTCACAGTCCTCCTTCTGAAGCAAACTTCACCACATGGCTCGGTGGTTCCATTTACGGTGCTACCGACTTGGTTCTCTCTAAATCGATCACTCGAGAGGCTTACAGCAAAAATCCAACTATCCCTGATTTTACAAACTACGAAGAAACACGTGCCCTACAGACCCGTGGCTGA
- the LOC131272228 gene encoding negative elongation factor B, with amino-acid sequence MSAPPKFPGTGLEEVNVPGQAYLREALSCCDDPLKAIENFQLENGILLPSLRPMLPLLDLHGVRRLDFHTSVLEELRDKLIAHINEVGAKEGRERDRKLKELLVKSFPVVRVKALRPVVMCILRNTPHIDDKYLRILVRDRELYQDTDTEVKRQIWRDNQSLFGDEVSPLLSQYIREKEHILFDHLNLTNLFFTPTPKVRRQGEVVQKLAHMIGNSVKLYDMVLQFLRTLFLRTRNVHYCTLRAELLMALHDLEVQDIISVDPCHKFTWCLDACIREKNVDIKRSRELQGFLDNIKRGQEQVLGDLSMTLCDPYAINFLATSAIKILQHLINIEGLSRENTILILLLRMLALGLSAWIMIDSQDFKEPKLDSQVVTKFLPALMSLMVDDQVRNLHSKLPPDERESAITTIEHSGPAPDAVEAYIQESSVASILAMYYTLHTARQKDRVGILRVMAILSSCKDDRAYEDPFLHSLIALIIPMSDEFANEDFCTGLFDEFLFAGLTRDNVTRHMLKLLWYIHQKLPQARLMTLMKALQPTAQHHESVHKLYENLQKRVGALHQEPQPEPMETDFDSPLKNVPTPGPHYVS; translated from the exons ATGTCCGCTCCGCCTAAATTTCCCGGCACCGGACTGGAGGAAGTGAACGTACCAGGACAGGCGTACCTGCGGGAGGC GCTTTCCTGCTGCGACGACCCTTTGAAAGCTATCGAAAACTTTCaactggaaaatggaatcCTACTGCCATCCCTACGGCCAATGCTTCCGCTGCTAGATTTGCACGGCGTCCGGCGATTAGACTTCCACACTTCTGTGCTGGAGGAGTTACGGGACAAGCTCATTGCCCACATCAATGAAGTAGGAGCTAAGGAAGGACGCGAAAGGGACCGCAAGCTAAAGGAGTTGCTGGTAAAAAGTTTCCCTGTGGTCCGCGTCAAAGCACTCCGTCCAGTGGTGATGTGCATTCTGCGAAATACACCCCATATCGACGATAAGTATCTGCGTATTTTGGTACGCGACCGAGAACTCTACCAGGATACGGACACGGAAGTAAAACGACAAATCTGGCGCGATAATCAATCTCTCTTTGGCGATGAGGTATCACCACTGCTGTCGCAGTACATTCGAGAGAAGGAGCATATTCTTTTCGATCATCTCAATCTTACAAACTTGTTTTTTACGCCCACTCCAAAAGTGCGACGACAGGGAGAGGTAGTTCAAAAGCTGGCGCACATGATCGGAAATAGCGTCAAGCTATACGATATGGTCCTTCAGTTTCTGCGAACGCTGTTTCTACGCACAAGAAATGTCCACTACTGTACGCTTCGGGCGGAATTGCTAATGGCACTCCATGATCTCGAAGTACAAGACATTATCTCAGTAGACCCTTGCCACAAGTTCACCTGGTGCCTGGACGCGTGCATTCGTGAGAAAAACGTTGACATTAAGCGTTCTCGGGAACTGCAAGGATTTCTGGATAATATCAAACGAGGCCAGGAGCAGGTATTGGGTGATTTATCGATGACGCTCTGCGATCCGTACGCCATTAACTTTCTCGCCACATCGGCCATCAAGATCCTGCAGCATTTGATCAATATTGAAGGGTTATCGCGTGAAAATACGATACTTATTCTTTTGCTTCGCATGCTTGCGCTAGGCCTATCCGCCTGGATTATGATAGACTCGCAGGATTTCAAGGAGCCGAAGCTCGACAGCCAGGTGGTAACAAAATTTCTTCCAGCTTTGATGTCTCTCATGGTGGACGATCAGGTACGAAATCTGCATTCAAAGCTTCCGCCCGATGAGCGAGAAAGTGCCATTACTACGATCGAACACTCGGGTCCCGCTCCGGATGCGGTGGAGGCGTACATTCAAGAGAGTTCCGTCGCATCCATTCTCGCCATGTATTACACGCTGCATACCGCAAGACAAAAGGATCGAGTTGGAATCTTGCGCGTGATGGCAATTCTTTCGTCCTGTAAGGACGATCGTGCATATGAGGATCCCTTTTTGCACTCGCTCATCGCACTCATTATTCCGATGTCGGACGAATTTGCAAACGAAGACTTTTGTACTGGCCTTTTTGACGAGTTTCTCTTTGCTGGGTTAACCCGAGACAATGTAACGCGCCACATGTTGAAGCTGCTGTGGTATATACATCAGAAGCTTCCACAAGCCCGCCTGATGACGTTGATGAAAGCACTTCAACCAACCGCTCAGCACCATGAAAGTGTACACAAACTGTACGAAAATCTTCAGAAACGTGTTGGTGCTTTGCATCAAGAACCACAGCCAGAACCGATGGAGACGGACTTTGACTCACCGTTGAAGAATGTGCCAACGCCAGGCCCACACTATGTTAGCTAA
- the LOC131260726 gene encoding ATP synthase subunit beta, mitochondrial-like produces MFSSMKTLATGAIRADQFLARSFAAKAAAKTAAGAQGKVVAVIGAVVDVQFDDVLPPILNALEVQGRQSRLVLEIAQHLGENTVRTIAMDGTEGLVRGQRVVDTGSPIRIPVGAETLGRIINVIGEPIDERGPIETNLSAPIHAEAPAFVDMSVEQEILVTGIKVVDLLAPYAKGGKIGLFGGAGVGKTVLIMELINNVAKAHGGYSVFAGVGERTREGNDLYNEMIEGGVISLKDKSSKVALVYGQMNEPPGARARVALTGLTVAEYFRDQEGQDVLLFIDNIFRFTQAGSEVSALLGRIPSAVGYQPTLATDMGSMQERITTTKKGSITSVQAIYVPADDLTDPAPATTFAHLDATTVLSRAIAELGIYPAVDPLDSTSRIMDPNIIGAEHYNIARGVQKILQDYKSLQDIIAILGMDELSEEDKLTVARARKIQRFLSQPFQVAEVFTGHAGKLVPLEETIKGFTKILNGDLDHLPEVAFYMVGPIEEVVEKAERLAKEAA; encoded by the coding sequence ATGTTTTCTTCGATGAAAACGCTCGCGACCGGGGCGATCCGGGCCGACCAGTTTTTGGCCCGGTCGTTCGCGGCCAAGGCAGCGGCTAAGACCGCAGCTGGAGCGCAGGGCAAAGTTGTTGCCGTCATCGGTGCCGTCGTGGACGTGCAGTTCGACGATGTGCTGCCTCCGATCCTGAACGCGCTGGAGGTGCAGGGCCGCCAGTCCCGTCTGGTGCTGGAGATTGCGCAACATCTTGGCGAGAACACCGTCCGCACGATTGCCATGGACGGTACTGAGGGTCTGGTACGTGGCCAGCGCGTAGTCGATACTGGTTCCCCCATCCGTATTCCGGTCGGCGCGGAAACCCTCGGTCGCATCATCAACGTAATCGGCGAGCCGATCGATGAGCGCGGTCCAATAGAAACCAACCTGTCGGCCCCGATCCACGCCGAGGCGCCCGCGTTCGTAGACATGAGCGTCGAACAGGAGATCCTGGTCACCGGAATCAAGGTCGTCGACCTGCTGGCCCCGTACGCGAAGGGTGGCAAGATTGGTCTGTTCGGCGGTGCCGGTGTCGGCAAGACCGTCTTGATCATGGAGTTGATCAACAACGTTGCCAAGGCGCACGGTGGTTACTCCGTGTTCGCCGGAGTCGGTGAGCGCACGCGTGAAGGCAACGATCTGTACAACGAGATGATTGAGGGCGGCGTTATCTCCCTGAAGGACAAGTCCTCCAAGGTAGCTCTGGTGTACGGCCAGATGAACGAGCCCCCCGGCGCCCGTGCCCGTGTCGCCCTGACCGGTCTGACCGTGGCTGAGTACTTCCGTGACCAGGAGGGTCAGGATGTGCTGCTTTTCATCGACAACATCTTCCGTTTCACCCAGGCTGGTTCGGAAGTGTCCGCTCTGCTAGGTCGTATCCCGTCCGCTGTCGGTTACCAGCCGACCCTGGCCACGGACATGGGTAGCATGCAGGAGCGCATCACCACGACGAAGAAGGGCTCCATCACCTCGGTGCAGGCCATCTACGTGCCGGCTGACGATCTGACTGATCCGGCTCCGGCCACCACCTTCGCTCACTTGGACGCCACCACTGTGCTGTCGCGTGCCATCGCTGAGCTGGGCATCTACCCGGCCGTCGATCCACTCGATTCGACCTCGCGTATCATGGACCCGAACATCATCGGAGCCGAGCACTACAACATTGCCCGTGGCGTGCAGAAGATCCTGCAGGACTACAAGTCGCTCCAGGACATCATCGCTATCCTGGGTATGGACGAGTTGTCCGAGGAGGACAAGCTGACCGTGGCTCGCGCCCGCAAGATCCAGCGCTTCCTCTCGCAGCCCTTCCAGGTTGCCGAGGTGTTCACTGGCCACGCCGGCAAGCTTGTGCCGCTCGAAGAGACGATCAAGGGCTTCACCAAGATCCTGAACGGAGATCTGGACCATCTGCCAGAGGTCGCCTTCTACATGGTCGGACCGATCGAGGAGGTCGTCGAGAAGGCCGAGCGTCTCGCCAAGGAAGCTGCCTAA
- the LOC131259975 gene encoding ATP synthase subunit beta, mitochondrial, which translates to MFSTMKSLMTTVVRAEQVLARSYAAKAAAKTAAGAQGKVVAVIGAVVDVQFDDMLPPILNALEVQGRQSRLVLEIAQHLGENTVRTIAMDGTEGLVRGQRVVDTGSPIRIPVGAETLGRIINVIGEPIDERGPIETNLSAPIHAEAPAFVDMSVEQEILVTGIKVVDLLAPYAKGGKIGLFGGAGVGKTVLIMELINNVAKAHGGYSVFAGVGERTREGNDLYNEMIEGGVISLKDKSSKVALVYGQMNEPPGARARVALTGLTVAEYFRDQEGQDVLLFIDNIFRFTQAGSEVSALLGRIPSAVGYQPTLATDMGSMQERITTTKKGSITSVQAIYVPADDLTDPAPATTFAHLDATTVLSRAIAELGIYPAVDPLDSTSRIMDPNIIGAEHYNIARGVQKILQDYKSLQDIIAILGMDELSEEDKLTVARARKIQRFLSQPFQVAEVFTGHAGKLVPLEETIKGFTKILNGDLDHLPEVAFYMVGPIEEVVEKAERLAKEAA; encoded by the coding sequence ATGTTTTCGACGATGAAATCGCTCATGACCACAGTGGTCCGAGCGGAGCAAGTTCTTGCTCGATCCTACGCCGCCAAGGCAGCGGCTAAGACCGCAGCTGGAGCGCAGGGCAAAGTTGTTGCCGTCATCGGTGCCGTCGTGGACGTGCAGTTCGACGATATGCTGCCTCCGATCCTGAACGCGCTGGAGGTGCAGGGCCGCCAGTCCCGTCTGGTGCTGGAGATTGCGCAACATCTTGGCGAGAACACCGTCCGCACGATTGCCATGGACGGTACTGAGGGTCTGGTACGTGGCCAGCGCGTAGTCGATACTGGTTCCCCCATCCGTATTCCGGTCGGCGCGGAAACCCTCGGTCGCATCATCAACGTAATCGGCGAGCCGATCGATGAGCGCGGTCCAATCGAAACCAACTTGTCGGCCCCGATCCACGCCGAGGCGCCCGCGTTCGTAGACATGAGCGTCGAACAGGAGATCCTGGTCACCGGAATCAAGGTCGTCGACCTGCTGGCCCCGTACGCGAAGGGTGGCAAGATTGGTCTGTTCGGCGGTGCCGGTGTCGGCAAGACCGTCTTGATCATGGAGTTGATCAACAACGTTGCCAAGGCGCACGGTGGTTACTCCGTGTTCGCCGGAGTCGGTGAGCGCACGCGTGAAGGCAACGATCTGTACAACGAGATGATTGAGGGCGGCGTTATCTCCCTGAAGGACAAGTCCTCCAAGGTAGCTCTGGTGTACGGCCAGATGAACGAGCCCCCCGGCGCCCGTGCCCGTGTCGCCCTGACCGGTCTGACCGTGGCTGAGTACTTCCGTGACCAGGAGGGTCAGGATGTGCTGCTTTTCATCGACAACATCTTCCGTTTCACCCAGGCTGGTTCGGAAGTGTCCGCTCTGCTAGGTCGTATCCCGTCCGCTGTCGGTTACCAGCCGACCCTGGCCACGGACATGGGTAGCATGCAGGAGCGCATCACCACGACGAAGAAGGGCTCCATCACCTCGGTGCAGGCCATCTACGTGCCGGCTGACGATCTGACTGATCCGGCTCCGGCCACCACCTTCGCTCACTTGGATGCCACCACTGTGCTGTCGCGTGCCATCGCTGAGCTGGGCATCTACCCGGCCGTCGATCCACTCGATTCGACCTCGCGTATCATGGACCCGAACATCATCGGAGCCGAGCACTACAATATTGCCCGTGGCGTGCAGAAGATCCTGCAGGACTACAAGTCGCTCCAGGACATCATCGCTATCCTGGGTATGGACGAGTTGTCCGAGGAGGACAAGCTGACCGTGGCTCGCGCCCGCAAGATCCAGCGCTTCCTCTCGCAGCCCTTCCAGGTTGCCGAGGTGTTCACTGGCCACGCCGGCAAGCTTGTGCCGCTCGAAGAGACGATCAAGGGCTTCACCAAGATCCTGAACGGAGATCTGGACCATCTGCCAGAGGTCGCCTTCTACATGGTCGGACCGATCGAGGAGGTCGTCGAGAAGGCCGAGCGTCTCGCCAAGGAAGCTGCCTAA
- the LOC131272229 gene encoding ras-related protein Ral-a isoform X2, whose amino-acid sequence MSKKPTTGPALHKVIMVGSGGVGKSALTLQFMYDEFVEDYEPTKADSYRKKVVLDGEEVQIDILDTAGQEDYAAIRDNYFRSGEGFLCVFSITEDDSFQATQEFREQILRVKNDENIPFLLVGNKCDLNDKRKVPLAECQSRAQQWGVPYVETSAKTRENVDKIFYDLIRDISNRKKKTQNTVPQPNRDRKGCCRIL is encoded by the exons atgtcgaaaaaaccTACAACGGGACcagccttgcataaagtaatCATGGTTGGAAGTGGCGGTGTCGGGAAATCGGCCCTGACACTGCAGTTTATGTATGATGAGTTTGTGGAGGATTACGAACCAACGAAGGCAGATAGCTACCGTAAAAAG GTCGTACTTGATGGCGAAGAAGTACAAATCGATATTCTGGATACAGCGGGTCAGGAAGACTACGCTGCGATCCGCGATAACTATTTTCGTAGTGGAGAAGGGTTCCTTTGTGTGTTTTCTATAACGGAGGACGATAGCTTCCAGGCAACTCAGGAATTTCG GGAACAAATATTACGTGTCAAGAACGATGAGAACATTCCCTTCCTGTTGGTGGGCAATAAATGCGATCTGAATGATAAACGGAAGGTACCGCTAGCGGAATGCCAATCTCGCGCCCAACAGTGGGGCGTGCCATACGTTGAAACATCCGCTAAAACTCGTGAAAACGTTGACAAG ATTTTTTATGATCTTATCCGGGATATTtcaaaccgaaagaaaaaaacccaaaacactGTCCCACAACCAAACCGGGACCGGAAAGGATGTTGTCGGATTCTGTAA
- the LOC131272229 gene encoding ras-related protein Ral-a isoform X1 encodes MSKKPTTGPALHKVIMVGSGGVGKSALTLQFMYDEFVEDYEPTKADSYRKKVVLDGEEVQIDILDTAGQEDYAAIRDNYFRSGEGFLCVFSITEDDSFQATQEFREQILRVKNDENIPFLLVGNKCDLNDKRKVPLAECQSRAQQWGVPYVETSAKTRENVDKVFFDLMRQIRSRKTEDSKTTNGRVKDKSKRRKIKCLPL; translated from the exons atgtcgaaaaaaccTACAACGGGACcagccttgcataaagtaatCATGGTTGGAAGTGGCGGTGTCGGGAAATCGGCCCTGACACTGCAGTTTATGTATGATGAGTTTGTGGAGGATTACGAACCAACGAAGGCAGATAGCTACCGTAAAAAG GTCGTACTTGATGGCGAAGAAGTACAAATCGATATTCTGGATACAGCGGGTCAGGAAGACTACGCTGCGATCCGCGATAACTATTTTCGTAGTGGAGAAGGGTTCCTTTGTGTGTTTTCTATAACGGAGGACGATAGCTTCCAGGCAACTCAGGAATTTCG GGAACAAATATTACGTGTCAAGAACGATGAGAACATTCCCTTCCTGTTGGTGGGCAATAAATGCGATCTGAATGATAAACGGAAGGTACCGCTAGCGGAATGCCAATCTCGCGCCCAACAGTGGGGCGTGCCATACGTTGAAACATCCGCTAAAACTCGTGAAAACGTTGACAAG GTATTCTTTGACCTGATGCGTCAGATTCGTTCACGAAAGACGGAAGATTCCAAGACAACAAACGGTCGAGTTAAAGACAAATCCaagcgaaggaaaatcaaATGTCTGCCATTATAG
- the LOC131259976 gene encoding transcription initiation factor TFIID subunit 8-like: protein MSELNATQMARRRFLTMAISSQLEEAGFTTAEKDALETLTEMMQSFLVELGHSARNYCELAGRTQPVIGDVVVALINMGMSVRGLDKFAKREGRHILPQPQQAQAQKQQSILQAGQKKSHPSHIPNYLPPFPDPHAYIRTPTHKQPVTEYEAIREKAATQKRDVEKALTKFLAKTSEIDSLFDNEDNPMFPLIACKPSFPPYLHALNPNDQVFDFEELEYYYQVANRKEDLTETKEEADDDDDDDDEVDGGTKKEEKDSIEMKHEVEDATSPTTGKTNAESGASSSTTNATSMTTGQINLTNNSPSIDNPYLRAATIPRKVKNDSMF, encoded by the exons ATGTCCGAATTAAATGCCACGCAAATGGCTCGTCGGCGGTTCCTAACGATGGCAATATCTTCTCAGCTGGAAGAAGCTGGATTCACAACTGCGGAGAAGGATGCATTGGAAACATTGACAGAAATGATGCAGAGTT ttttggtTGAACTGGGTCACTCGGCACGAAACTATTGTGAACTCGCGGGACGCACGCAGCCGGTGATCGGAGACGTGGTGGTAGCGCTTATCAACATGGGCATGTCCGTACGAGGTTTGGACAAGTTTGCCAAACGCGAAGGTCGTCACATTCTTCCGCAACCTCAACAAGCACAGGCACAAAAGCAGCAGTCCATACTTCAGGCTGGTCAAAAGAAATCCCATCCTTCGCACATTCCGAACTACCTTCCTCCGTTTCCCGATCCACATGCATACATTCGAACACCG acTCACAAACAACCGGTTACCGAGTATGAGGCGATAAGGGAAAAGGCAGCAACCCAGAAACGAGATGTCGAAAAAGCTCTTACGAAATTCCTTGCCAAGACGAGTGAAATCGATTCTCTTTTCGACAATGAGGATAATCCAATGTTCCCACTTATTGCATGCAAACCCTCGTTTCCTCCTTACCTGCATGCCCTGAACCCTAATGACCAAGTATTTGATTTCGAAGAGCTCGAATACTACTATCAAGTAGCGAACCGCAAGGAAGACTTAACCGAGACGAAAGAAGAAGcagacgacgatgacgatgacgacgatgaggtTGATGGCGGcacaaaaaaagaggaaaaagattCCATAGAAATGAAACACGAGGTGGAAGACGCTACCTCACCGACCACGGGGAAAACTAACGCGGAAAGTGGTGCCAGTAGCAGCACTACTAATGCGACGAGCATGACCACTGGACAGATAAATCTAACCAACAATAGTCCCTCCATAGACAATCCGTATCTAAGAGCAGCAACTATTCCCCGCAAGGTTAAAAATGATTCAAtgttttga
- the LOC131272180 gene encoding CDK5RAP1-like protein translates to MATIVRSVGVLRFSRRIVSECTSKRRDHHSRDGKFSQLKEGPSLTDFIRGTTLNDVYVASRQEHVPYVQSKTLRGQKRKVFLEVYGCQMNTNDTEIVWSILKSHDYQRTTTLKDADVVLMMTCAIRDGAEDTVWNRLKHLRQLKGKREAGGEKLLQIGVLGCMAERLKKQLVEKEQSVDVVAGPDAYKDLPRLLAIGQNGQKAINVLLSLDETYADVVPVKLDRKSKTAYVSIMRGCDNMCSYCIVPFTRGKERSRPIISIRDEIINLESKGFREITLLGQNVNSYQDKSVESAKSETKEATVLAPGFRTVYKTKIGGVRFAELLSEIAEIVPEMRIRFTSPHPKDFPTDVLETIAKYSNICSNLHLPAQSGSSAVLDRMRRGYSREAYINLVTEVRKVIPDVTLSSDFICGFCGETQDEFADTISLIKEVGYHAAYLFAYSMREKTTAHRRYRDDIPEDVKKDRLRQMIVAYRTEAERLNRAFVGRTELILVENFSKRSRMDLAGRNDGNVRVIIPAGPIRSSCEALNNDLQPIGIGDYVAVRITSSNSQILKGEALYHSSITQFYDSKINGSISRVAAS, encoded by the exons ATGGCCACGATAGTGCGTAGCGTAGGAGTGTTACGATTCAGTAGGAGGATTGTTTCAGAGTGTACAAGTAAACGAAGAGATCATCATAgtcgagatggaaaattcAGCCAACTTAAGGAAGGTCCATCGTTGACAGATTTTATCCGTGGAACAACGTTAAACGATGTTTATGTAGCCTCACGGCAAGAGCATGTTCCATATGTACAATCGAAGACGCTGCGAGGACAGAAGCGTAAAGTCTTTCTGGAAGTATACGGTTGTCAGATGAACACTAACGATACGGAAATCGTTTGGTCTATTTTGAAGTCCCATGACTATCAACGAACGACCACTTTAAAGGACGCCGATGTCGTTTTAATGATGACGTGTGCCATCCGGGACGGTGCGGAAGATACAGTATGGAATCGGTTGAAACATCTTAGGCAGCTGAAAGGTAAACGGGAAGCAGGTGGAGAGAAATTGCTACAGATTGGCGTCCTGGGATGTATGGCGGAACGACTTAAGAAACAGCTGGTGGAGAAGGAGCAATCAGTTGATGTCGTAGCGGGGCCAGATGCATACAAGGATCTGCCTCGATTATTAGCAATTGGACAGAACGGTCAAAAAGCTATCAATGTCCTCCTGTCTTTAGACGAAACATACGCCGATGTTGTTCCGGTAAAACTGGATCGTAAAAGTAAAACAGCCTATGTTTCAATCATGCGAGGGTGTGACAATATGTGTTCATATTGCATCGTGCCCTTCACCCGTGGCAAAGAACGCTCTAGACCAATCATTTCGATTCGCGATGAAATAATTAATCTGGAAAGTAAAGGCTTCCGAGAAATTACTCTGTTGGGTCAAAATGTGAACAGCTACCAAGATAAAAGCGTTGAATCTGCAAAAAGTGAAACTAAAGAGGCCACTGTTTTAGCGCCAGGATTTCGCACGgtgtacaaaacaaaaattggagGCGTTCGTTTTGCGGAACTACTATCAGAAATCGCAGAAATTGTTCCGGAAATGAGAATTCGCTTTACTTCACCTCATCCCAAAGATTTTCCTACCGATGTCTTGGAAACGATAGCAAAGTATTCAAATATATGTAGTAATTTACACCTTCCGGCCCAGTCTGGGAGTTCAGCGGTTTTGGATCGCATGAGACGAGGGTACTCACGCGAAG CTTATATCAACCTCGTCACCGAAGTTCGGAAGGTGATCCCCGACGTTACCCTTTCAAGTGATTTTATTTGCGGGTTTTGCGGCGAGACTCAAGACGAGTTTGCAGATACTATTTCACTGATCAAAGAGGTTGGATACCATGCGGCGTATTTGTTTGCTTATAGTATGCGCGAGAAAACAACCGCTCACCGGCGATATAGAGATGATATTCCTGAAGATGTAAAAAAAGATCGCTTAAGACAAATGATCGTTGCTTATCGAACCGAAGCAGAGCGTTTAAATCGTGCGTTTGTTGGCCGTACGGAATTAATCCTTGTTGAAAACTTCAGCAAACGGTCCAGAATGGATCTTGCCGGTCGCAACGATGGAAATGTTAGAGTTATTATACCTGCAGGCCCAATACGATCCAGTTGTGAGGCATTGAATAATGACTTGCAGCCTATTGGAATTGGCGACTACGTTGCAGTACGAATTACATCTTCTAATTCACAGATTCTCAAGGGAGAAGCACTGTATCACTCTTCCATAACTCAGTTTTATGACTCAAAAATAAATGGTTCCATTAGTCGTGTGGCTGCAAGTTAG